The DNA segment ACCGTGTCTTCTGTGTTAGTAGGTCGTGATGTCAGGCGTCCGATTTACGCCACCTCCTTAGTTTCAATTGGGCTTCCAAGATCAAAGTCCCAATCCTTCGGCTTCACCTCGTCCATCCAGCGCTCCATGATCACAATGTCAGTCTTCAACGGTGTGGAGATCGTGGCCGTCGATGTCATGATCCGCTCTACTTGTTCCACAAGCTCAGGCGTCAGGTTCGCTTTAGGTACGGAGATAATGATTTCGTCATGGATTGAACAATGAGTCTTGAAGTTGTTTGCGAATGTGAAGCGATACATTTCTACTAGATTCATCTTGATAATGTCGGCTGCCGTCCCTTGGACGATATGATTTAGCGCGGCGCGCTCGTCCGACTTAACCCAACCTCGAACTTCCCAATAGCGATTTTTCTTGTCCTTGTTGCGCCAGTACAGACCGATCTTGGTGATTGCCTCCTTGTCGGCTTCGGTGTACTTTTTGGCTTTAACACGAGCACGACGCGCATCGATTTCCTCTTGCTCCTCATCATCCCGTCCCTTTAGCGCAAACTCACCGTCAGCGTTGATTTGAACGTAGATTTTCAAGCCGTCCTTTAGGCACTTTTCCTCGATCGCATCAAACTCTTTTTTGTTCTTGCGGTAGTTCGGGAAGCGACGTTTCCGACCGTAAAGGGTTTCCGAGTAAGCGTTGTTGCCTACCGTCATCAGCTTTTGGATTACGTCAGCGCGGAAGTCTGCAAGGCCAGGGAACGCGACGATCATCTTTTCAAAGAACATGGCGGCGATGTCTTCGGATACGCCCATATTTCTAGCGAATGCCTTAGCCGAACTGCCGTATAGATACGACAAAACGCCTTGCTTCATCAGCTTACGTGGCTGAAACTCTCCGCTCGGATCGTAGGCGCCATCTACGCAATGGTCGCGGTCGAATCCGAAGGTCAGCATCGCCATTTTTACGTACAAGTCCTTGCCTTCGCGATAGAAGTTCTGCATACTCGGGTCGCCGTACACATCCGCTAGAATCGTTGCAATGATCCGCGGTTCAATCTGCGATAAGTCAGCTCCTAAGAAGATCCAGTCATCGTCTGGAACGAATGACCGGCGCACCTCAACACCTTCGCCTTTCGACGGGATGTTCTGTAGATTTGTGCCTCTGGCTGCGCCTGTTTTGGAGTGCTTCTTGGAAACGTACTCCGACGAGCTGTACCGACCAGTAGCCGCACCGCCTTTTTTGTCCTCCTCAGATCCTAGGTTGTTGAAGCGACAGTGGATCTTGCCGGTCGTTGGTTCCAATGCGTTCGGGATCTTGTCCACGTAAGTAGTAACCAACTTGTTCAGCTTGCGGAATTTCAGCAACGGTTTAAGCTGCTCGAAGTCTTCGCAAATGGCATCGACTACCTCGGCCGCTGTACTGCGGTACGGCTTGTTGAATTTCTTTCCGAAATTGCTGTCTATGCCGAGAACGTCGTAGATCAAATAACCGAGGTGATGCGGTGACTGTAGGTTGAAATCCTCGTCGTCGCGCTCCATG comes from the Paenibacillus hexagrammi genome and includes:
- a CDS encoding DNA polymerase codes for the protein MTRTLSCREIYAAGDGHKTFKLYKFQKPYIDTLDNLRTVWYRIEQHLLHVDLMMEREGFNIDLDHLNGLREKFGPILAKAEADLREAFGINAHFIAKMNADMERDDEDFNLQSPHHLGYLIYDVLGIDSNFGKKFNKPYRSTAAEVVDAICEDFEQLKPLLKFRKLNKLVTTYVDKIPNALEPTTGKIHCRFNNLGSEEDKKGGAATGRYSSSEYVSKKHSKTGAARGTNLQNIPSKGEGVEVRRSFVPDDDWIFLGADLSQIEPRIIATILADVYGDPSMQNFYREGKDLYVKMAMLTFGFDRDHCVDGAYDPSGEFQPRKLMKQGVLSYLYGSSAKAFARNMGVSEDIAAMFFEKMIVAFPGLADFRADVIQKLMTVGNNAYSETLYGRKRRFPNYRKNKKEFDAIEEKCLKDGLKIYVQINADGEFALKGRDDEEQEEIDARRARVKAKKYTEADKEAITKIGLYWRNKDKKNRYWEVRGWVKSDERAALNHIVQGTAADIIKMNLVEMYRFTFANNFKTHCSIHDEIIISVPKANLTPELVEQVERIMTSTATISTPLKTDIVIMERWMDEVKPKDWDFDLGSPIETKEVA